From Terriglobales bacterium, one genomic window encodes:
- the ccsA gene encoding cytochrome c biogenesis protein CcsA, translating into MTTRAQADHSPVGGSNVLLFLVSLGTAFMLLMSFLGTIKTRTFFTEDNLLFVALTFYAAATVLYVGFAVTGTERFVKVAWLATWLGFLANTGAGLHRWYVAGHAPFSSIYEMLLSFVWSLGVLTLFVQKRYGVKVIGTVTMPIAALGIILMQLLPSDIHPLVPALQSTWLHIHVTLAMLSYAACAVSFALAMMFLIQDKMRTESFLANTSLFVTLIYAAIISRFADGGLKVAAFDVQSNSEFIIQRGQALMVVIPNLGWMFLLAMVVTLVPTALYFVAWFSGDESKYRLADAAFFIGMLFQVLATAAFILRVRDGAYPSPMADGLFATRLSTSPFILSGLIAGLLASLLYLMLKWRREGLQQMLPSAERLDSLTYKTIGIAFPLLTLMIAAGAYWANQTWGSYWSWDPKETAALITWIVYAGYLHMRIARGWRGRRAAYFAILGFAVVMFTFFGVTYLLPGLHAYA; encoded by the coding sequence ATGACTACTCGTGCTCAAGCCGATCACAGCCCGGTGGGCGGCAGCAATGTGCTGCTCTTCCTGGTCTCGCTCGGCACCGCTTTCATGCTCCTGATGTCTTTCCTGGGCACCATCAAGACCCGCACCTTCTTCACCGAGGACAACCTGCTGTTCGTGGCGCTCACCTTCTACGCGGCCGCCACCGTGCTCTACGTCGGCTTCGCGGTCACCGGCACCGAGCGCTTCGTCAAGGTCGCATGGCTGGCCACCTGGCTGGGCTTCCTGGCCAACACCGGCGCCGGCCTGCACCGCTGGTACGTCGCCGGGCACGCGCCTTTCTCCAGCATCTACGAGATGCTGCTCTCGTTCGTCTGGTCCCTGGGCGTGCTCACCCTGTTCGTGCAGAAGCGCTACGGCGTGAAGGTCATCGGCACCGTCACCATGCCGATCGCGGCCCTGGGCATCATCCTCATGCAATTGCTGCCCTCCGACATCCACCCCCTGGTGCCGGCGCTGCAGTCCACCTGGCTCCACATCCACGTCACGCTCGCCATGTTGTCCTACGCCGCCTGCGCCGTCAGCTTCGCCCTGGCCATGATGTTCCTCATCCAGGACAAGATGCGCACCGAGTCGTTCCTGGCCAACACCAGCCTGTTCGTCACTCTGATCTACGCTGCCATCATCAGCCGCTTCGCCGACGGCGGCCTGAAGGTCGCCGCCTTCGACGTGCAGAGCAACAGCGAGTTCATCATCCAGCGCGGCCAGGCGCTCATGGTCGTCATCCCCAACCTGGGATGGATGTTCCTGCTGGCGATGGTCGTCACCTTGGTGCCCACGGCGCTGTACTTCGTGGCCTGGTTCAGCGGCGACGAGAGCAAGTACCGCCTGGCCGACGCCGCCTTCTTCATCGGCATGCTCTTCCAGGTGCTGGCCACCGCCGCCTTCATCCTGCGGGTGCGCGACGGCGCCTATCCCTCGCCCATGGCCGACGGCCTGTTCGCCACTCGCCTCTCCACCAGCCCCTTCATCCTCTCCGGCCTGATCGCCGGACTGCTGGCCTCGCTGCTCTACCTGATGCTGAAGTGGAGAAGGGAAGGACTGCAGCAGATGCTGCCCTCGGCCGAGCGCCTCGACAGCCTGACCTACAAGACCATCGGCATCGCCTTCCCCCTGCTGACCCTGATGATCGCCGCCGGCGCCTACTGGGCCAACCAGACCTGGGGCTCGTATTGGAGCTGGGACCCGAAGGAGACCGCCGCGCTCATCACCTGGATCGTGTACGCCGGCTACCTGCACATGCGCATCGCCCGCGGCTGGCGCGGACGGCGTGCCGCCTACTTCGCCATCCTCGGTTTCGCCGTGGTGATGTTCACCTTCTTCGGCGTCACCTACCTCTTACCGGGGCTGCACGCCTACGCATAA